In Lachnospiraceae bacterium, the DNA window TTCATATTTTGAAATAATACCGTCTTTTCCCCGGCGTTTGAATTTTCCGCACCACTTCGCAGCCTGCTCATACAGCGGCGTGACATAAAAGCCACGCCCAAAGTCTACGTTGGGGCGGGAATGAACCAAATTCGGCTGTGCAATCTCTAAAAAAGAGCCATGATAAAGAATCATACTTCCACGCCCCTTTCTTTCATCACGTCAAGAAGATCATCAACGATATATTCCCGGCTCTGGGTATGCAGTACTTCATATTCCGGCACAATATAACCGTTCAGAATATCACTCTTTTCGGTAAACGCCTGATAGACACGTTCTGCATCCACACCCAGCTTTGCCGCAACATTTTCAATACAAAATACAGCAAACTCAAGTTCATTGGAATTTTTAATCTTCTCATCTGCCATCATACGCAAGCCCTCCTTACTTTATTTTAGCCAAAACATCCTGGAAAATTGCATAATTCTTCTTCACGCCATCATCCAAATCAATCGAAATCATCTGGTCTGCCAGGTGATGAATCTTTTCCTCGTAGGCTTTGATTTCGGTATCCTGTGCCTGCAAGGTGGTCAGCTTTTTGTTCAGCTTCACACGCTCACCAGTGGAAGCATTGGCAATCCGCTGTTCCAGATCGGCAAGGGCAGTGCGATAACGAGCCTGCTGCTCATGCACATAATCGGTACGGATACGGGCAATGGTGTCCGGCTGGTAGCGGTGCATATAGATCAGCGCCTTGAAGCCGTTCTTTTTGCCGCTGTCAAACAGCCAGTAAATCGGGCGTTTCTGATAAATCTTGCAATGGTCGGAGTAGAAGTCGCTCAGGAAGTAATTCCGAATCACATCCTTCGGCTGACCCTTGCCGCCGAGGGCATCCGCAATGAATTTCAGGTTTTCGTCTAAGGTATCTGTACCATAAACTGCTTCCACAAATTCTACAAATCGTCCAACAATATCATCCGTAAAATATTCATCGTCACAGATAGGGATAATATTATCTTCATCCGGCATAAAATGCGTTTGCTTATAAAATTCAATCACATCTGGTTTACCATCACATAACCTCGCTGCATCCTCATAAGTATTATAATTCCATTTTCCACCTGCATAAACAAGTCCCTCTTTATAAATAGAGTAACGACCAAACATACAGCCAACCGCATAGGAAATAAACGAGCGAATATCTCTGCCAAGGTCAGCCTTGCGAACCGTGACATCCTTATCCTCAACCTCCGGGCTCAGCTCATCCTGCAAGCCGTAAATGTCAATGAAAATACGGTTCAGTTCTTCCTCATTGGCTTTCAGCTGATTAAAACGGTCATCACATTCAGCCTGCCACTGGGTAAAGGCTTCGGCAATGGTAGGGACTTTGCGGATCAGCGGATGGTGCTGAAAATCCCATGAAGTTTCAAAGGAATCCCAATCTGCTTTTGAAATTTCGATATTTGTTGTTACAACATTTGATATTTCAGCTTTCTTTTCTTCACAAATAATTGTCGGAACCTTTCCAACAGCACCTGCACTATAATCCATTGTAGGTGCAAGAAATGAAAGAAATTCCATGCTAACTTTTGAATTACACAATCCAATGATATATTTCAAATTATCCTTTTCATTGCAGAAACCAGACGATCCTTTTGCATCAAAAATGCCACCCTCCGGCATATAGCGAACATTAAAATCAGC includes these proteins:
- a CDS encoding DUF3791 domain-containing protein; the encoded protein is MMADEKIKNSNELEFAVFCIENVAAKLGVDAERVYQAFTEKSDILNGYIVPEYEVLHTQSREYIVDDLLDVMKERGVEV